From one Lotus japonicus ecotype B-129 chromosome 3, LjGifu_v1.2 genomic stretch:
- the LOC130745322 gene encoding histone-lysine N-methyltransferase, H3 lysine-9 specific SUVH1-like, translated as MEQGWYQNPETASGSVDKSKIVEVKPLRSLAPVFPKSIQALFSGRYPSGFPPFVSLEEPEVPQAPPIPNPTPIRSYRSSGVEETTSDGAGANGTTSNVEGLNDECAADNQKPAAKKLRQGASSQKKKKKTQESQADHPSHLVGLSLAQKDDGDREAVNHVLMTFDSIRRRLCQLEDAKELNTANAIKRADLRASNALTCKGVRTNLKKRVGLVPGVEIGDIFFWRMEMVLVGLHSQTMGGIDYITIKDELQEEPVAISIVSSGVYDDDTEDNDILIYSGQGENFNKKDKHATDQKLQRGNLALDKTSRRRNEVRVIRGLRDPVNKNTKIYVYDGLYKIEDSWIEKGKSGGGGGIFKYKFVRLPGQPSAFAVWKSIQKWKEGLPSHSRNGLILADLSTGAESIPVSLVNDVDGEKGPAFFTYFHSLRHPKPFSSVQSSYGCNCNKACVPGDLNCSCIRRNEGDFPYTANSILVSRKQFVHECGPMCRCLPSCKNRVSQSGLKHHMEVFKTRDRGWGLRSLDPIRAGTYICEYAGEVIDRAVERDNEEYIFDTSRIYESFKWNYEPSLLEGVSSNVSSEDYDIPSPMIISAKNVGNVARFMNHSCSPNIFWQPVLYAEKNQYFLHIAFFALRHIPPMTELTYDYGIARSGHANGSSASKGRKICLCGSSKCRGSFG; from the coding sequence ATGGAACAAGGGTGGTACCAAAACCCAGAAACTGCTTCAGGTTCAGTTGACAAATCTAAGATTGTAGAAGTGAAACCTCTGCGTAGTTTAGCACCTGTGTTCCCAAAATCTATTCAAGCTTTATTCTCTGGCCGGTACCCATCTGGGTTTCCTCCATTTGTTTCATTAGAGGAACCTGAAGTGCCACAAGCACCTCCTATCCCCAACCCAACTCCAATAAGGTCCTATAGGAGTTCAGGAGTTGAAGAAACAACCTCAGATGGAGCGGGAGCGAATGGAACTACTTCAAATGTGGAGGGATTAAATGATGAATGTGCTGCTGATAACCAAAAGCCTGCAGCCAAAAAATTGCGCCAGGGCGCATCAtcgcaaaagaagaagaagaaaactcaGGAGTCACAGGCTGATCATCCAAGTCATTTGGTTGGTCTTAGCCTAGCCCAGAAAGATGATGGTGATCGCGAGGCAGTTAATCATGTGCTCATGACATTTGATTCAATTAGAAGAAGGCTCTGCCAACTTGAAGATGCCAAGGAGTTGAACACAGCAAATGCAATCAAGCGTGCGGATTTAAGAGCAAGCAATGCTTTGACGTGCAAAGGGGTTCGGACAAATTTAAAGAAGAGGGTAGGACTGGTGCCTGGGGTTGAGATTGGGGACATTTTCTTTTGGCGAATGGAAATGGTTCTTGTGGGTTTACATAGTCAAACAATGGGTGGAATTGACTACATAACTATTAAGGATGAGTTGCAAGAGGAGCCTGTGGCTATAAGCATTGTTTCATCAGGAGTATATGATGATGATACAGAGGataatgatattttaatttatagtgGTCAGGGTGAGAATTTCAACAAGAAAGATAAGCATGCgactgatcagaagcttcaaaGGGGTAATCTTGCTCTGGATAAAACTTCACGACGACGCAATGAAGTTAGAGTTATCCGGGGCTTGAGAGATCCTGTgaacaaaaatacaaaaatctATGTGTATGATGGTCTGTATAAAATTGAGGATTCTTGGATCGAAAAAGGAAAATctgggggtggtggtggtataTTTAAATATAAGTTTGTGAGATTGCCTGGACAACCCAGTGCTTTTGCTGTTTGGAAATCGATTCAAAAGTGGAAGGAAGGCTTACCTTCACATTCAAGGAATGGCCTTATTCTTGCAGACCTCTCCACAGGAGCTGAGAGTATTCCAGTATCACTTGTCAATGATGTTGATGGCGAGAAGGGACCGGCTTTTTTCACTTATTTCCATTCTCTTAGACATCCAAAACCTTTCAGTTCTGTGCAGTCTTCATATGGCTGCAACTGTAACAAAGCATGTGTCCCAGGTGATTTGAACTGCTCTTGCATTCGAAGAAATGAAGGTGATTTTCCATATACAGCAAATAGTATTCTAGTGAGTCGGAAGCAATTTGTTCATGAATGTGGCCCTATGTGCCGGTGTCTTCCTAGCTGCAAAAATCGAGTATCTCAATCTGGTTTAAAGCACCACATGGAAGTGTTCAAAACAAGGGATAGGGGGTGGGGGCTTCGATCACTGGATCCTATACGTGCTGGTACCTATATTTGTGAGTATGCAGGGGAAGTTATTGACAGAGCTGTGGAAAGAGATAATGAAGAGTATATCTTTGATACAAGCCGTATTTATGAATCGTTCAAGTGGAATTATGAACCTAGCTTACTGGAAGGCGTAAGTTCAAATGTATCTAGTGAAGATTATGATATACCATCTCCTATGATTATAAGTGCCAAGAATGTTGGAAATGTGGCCAGATTCATGAACCATAGTTGCTCCCCAAATATTTTCTGGCAGCCAGTCTTATATGCAGAAAAAAATCAATACTTTCTTCACATTGCATTTTTTGCTCTTAGACACATTCCTCCAATGACAGAGTTAACATATGATTATGGCATTGCCCGATCTGGTCATGCTAACGGGAGCAGTGCATCCAAAGGGAGAAAGATATGCTTGTGTGGATCATCAAAATGCCGTGGTTCATTTGGTTGA